In Labrus bergylta chromosome 1, fLabBer1.1, whole genome shotgun sequence, one genomic interval encodes:
- the cnrip1a gene encoding CB1 cannabinoid receptor-interacting protein 1a, producing the protein MDDVPPIINISISLKIQPNEGPVFFKVDGTRFGQSRTIKLLTGSKYKIEVVMKPGNVEATNMNIGGIVFPLDQQSRDEESVVYHAQYDTEGVPHTKSGDRQPVQVSMEFKKAGTFETVWQAKYYNYYKREHCQFGNKFTSIEYECKPNETRTLMWINKEAFN; encoded by the exons ATGGACGACGTCCCCCCGATCATCAACATCTCCATCTCCCTGAAGATCCAGCCCAACGAGGGGCCCGTCTTCTTCAAGGTGGACGGGACCCGCTTCGGCCAGAGCAGGACCATCAAGCTGCTCACAGGCTCCAAATACAAGATCGAGGTGGTGATGAAGCCTGGAAACGTCGAGGCCAC CAACATGAACATCGGGGGCATCGTCTTCCCTCTGGATCAGCAGTCCAGAGACGAGGAGTCGGTGGTGTATCACGCCCAGTACGACACCGAGGGCGTCCCGCACACGAAGAGCGGAGACCGGCAGCCTGTGCAAGTCAGCATGGAG TTTAAAAAGGCGGGGACGTTCGAGACGGTCTGGCAGGCCAAGTACTACAACTACTACAAGAGGGAGCACTGCCAGTTCGGCAACAAATTCACCAGCATCGAGTACGAGTGCAAGCCCAACGAGACGAGGACCCTCATGTGGATCAACAAGGAGGCGTTCAACTGA
- the LOC136180523 gene encoding F-box only protein 48: MQHDPTRTSPLFFFCEKKRRATKPTVATPSQNFAETLPTEMSVKIFGELDTESLCSAARTCKRWHRIIEGSEQLWRRQCLLVRAVCQREVDSDRSDGLSWKVTLVRNYTRSRVKRDWLRGRYSHVSSPEELRGRTMTPLDAETWGEILQAELDR, translated from the exons ATGCAGCATGACCCCACGAGGACCTCACCGCTGTTTTTCTTCTGCGAGAAGAAGAGACGCGCCACGAAACCCACCGTCGCCACGCCTTCTCAGAACTTTGCCGAAACGCTGCCGACGGAAATGAGCGTGAAGATCTTCGGCGAGCTGGACACGGAGAGTCTGTGCAGCGCCGCGCGGACCTGCAAGCGGTGGCATCGCATCATCGAAGGCAGCGAGCAGCTGTGGAGGAGGCAGTGTCTGCTGGTCAGAGCCGTCTGCCAGAGAGAGGTGGACAGCGACAGGAGCGACGGACTCTCCTGGAAG GTCACTCTGGTGAGGAACTACACCCGCAGCCGTGTGAAGAGAGACTGGCTGAGGGGACGATACAGCCACGTGAGCTCGCCGGAGGAGCTGAGGGGGAGGACCATGACGCCGCTGGACGCCGAGACGTGGGGCGAGATCCTGCAGGCCGAGCTGGACAGATGA